One stretch of Deinococcus ficus DNA includes these proteins:
- a CDS encoding ion transporter, with translation MTTTPHASFMHRLHDFLDPSDGAGPAERFFNALLVALILLTVAITILSTVPSIHAQYGPLIRLFDLFCFVIFGLEYAARLYVTPLRPGLPRGGRGYWQYATSPLPLIDLLVLISLLVPGATALASLRGLRMLKLLSLLKLGRYSDSLQLIGRVILQRAGELLTTVLIVIVLVFIAASVLYEVEAGAGTKGFESIPQALWWAVVTLTTTGYGDVYPATPVGKVAAGFIMLFGVGMVALPAGMIASGFAEELARLRMVEQTAQETRAARYCPHCGEKLP, from the coding sequence ATGACCACGACCCCCCATGCCAGCTTCATGCACCGCCTGCACGACTTCCTCGACCCGAGCGACGGCGCCGGTCCCGCCGAGCGGTTCTTCAACGCCCTGCTCGTCGCCCTGATCCTGCTCACGGTCGCCATCACCATCCTCAGCACCGTGCCCAGCATCCACGCGCAGTACGGCCCCCTCATCCGGCTGTTCGACCTGTTCTGCTTCGTGATCTTCGGCCTGGAGTACGCCGCCCGGCTGTACGTCACGCCGCTGCGCCCCGGCCTGCCGCGCGGCGGGCGCGGGTACTGGCAGTACGCCACGTCCCCGCTGCCGCTCATCGACCTGCTCGTGCTCATCTCCCTGCTCGTCCCGGGCGCCACTGCCCTGGCCAGCCTGCGCGGCCTGCGCATGCTCAAGCTCCTGTCGCTGCTCAAGCTCGGCCGGTACTCGGACTCCCTGCAACTCATCGGCCGCGTGATCCTGCAACGCGCCGGAGAACTGCTCACCACCGTCCTGATCGTGATCGTCCTGGTGTTCATCGCCGCAAGCGTCCTGTACGAGGTCGAGGCCGGCGCCGGCACGAAAGGCTTCGAGAGCATCCCCCAGGCGCTCTGGTGGGCGGTCGTGACCCTCACCACCACCGGGTACGGCGACGTGTACCCCGCCACGCCCGTCGGGAAGGTCGCCGCCGGGTTCATCATGCTGTTCGGCGTGGGGATGGTCGCCCTCCCCGCCGGCATGATCGCCAGCGGCTTCGCCGAGGAACTCGCCCGCCTGCGCATGGTCGAGCAGACCGCCCAGGAAACCCGCGCCGCCCGCTACTGCCCCCACTGCGGCGAGAAACTCCCCTGA
- a CDS encoding glutathionylspermidine synthase family protein, giving the protein MQRLTLPPRPNWEARLQEVGFTWYAPTPEHPVPYWGEDACYALSAAQAARLQRDAQTLTHMVLDATGHAIERGRLAELGIPAFLHAAVRDSWDRDDPSVYMRLDLAYDGVNPPKLLEVNAQTPTSLIEAAVSQWQWLEDRLAAGQFPAGTTQWNTIHEGLLEQWQHIRAARGVGQLHFSAGRNDEDIATVTYLRELAQQAGASTDFVIADQIGTSEQETHLLDHWTLTIRHLMWLWPFEFAWESRDAAYLARTHTRFIEPLWKTASGSKGLLALLHELHPGHDLLLPATLTPGALGADVVRKPLYSREGQNVTLPGQPSTPGDYADLGVVEQAYTPLPEYPAGDGPRYPVLGVWVAGDEVCGLGIREGRGRVTDNRATFVPHVITADPG; this is encoded by the coding sequence GTGCAGCGCCTCACCCTGCCGCCCCGCCCGAACTGGGAGGCCCGACTGCAGGAGGTCGGGTTCACCTGGTACGCCCCCACGCCGGAACACCCGGTGCCGTACTGGGGCGAGGACGCCTGCTACGCCCTGAGCGCCGCGCAGGCCGCCCGGCTGCAACGCGACGCCCAGACCCTCACGCACATGGTGCTGGACGCTACCGGGCACGCCATCGAACGCGGCCGCCTCGCGGAACTCGGCATTCCCGCCTTCCTGCACGCCGCCGTACGGGACTCCTGGGACCGCGACGACCCCAGCGTGTACATGCGCCTGGACCTCGCGTACGACGGCGTGAACCCCCCGAAACTGCTGGAGGTGAACGCCCAGACACCCACCAGCCTGATCGAGGCGGCTGTCAGTCAGTGGCAGTGGCTGGAAGACCGCCTCGCCGCCGGGCAGTTCCCGGCCGGCACCACGCAGTGGAACACCATCCACGAGGGCCTGCTCGAACAGTGGCAGCATATCAGGGCCGCGCGGGGCGTGGGGCAGCTGCACTTCAGCGCCGGACGCAACGACGAGGACATCGCCACCGTCACGTACCTGCGCGAACTCGCGCAGCAGGCCGGGGCCAGCACCGACTTCGTGATCGCCGACCAGATCGGCACGTCCGAACAGGAAACGCACCTGCTCGACCACTGGACGCTGACCATCCGGCACCTGATGTGGCTGTGGCCCTTCGAATTCGCCTGGGAATCCCGCGACGCCGCCTACCTCGCCCGCACGCACACCCGCTTCATCGAACCGCTCTGGAAGACCGCGTCCGGCAGCAAGGGCCTGCTCGCCCTGCTGCACGAACTCCACCCCGGCCACGACCTGCTGCTGCCCGCCACGCTGACCCCCGGCGCGCTCGGCGCGGACGTCGTGCGCAAACCCCTGTACTCCCGCGAGGGCCAGAACGTCACGCTGCCCGGCCAGCCCAGCACGCCCGGCGACTACGCCGACCTCGGGGTTGTCGAGCAGGCGTACACGCCGCTGCCCGAATACCCCGCCGGGGACGGCCCGCGCTACCCGGTGCTGGGCGTGTGGGTGGCCGGGGACGAGGTGTGCGGCCTCGGCATCCGCGAGGGCCGCGGCCGGGTCACCGACAACCGCGCCACGTTCGTCCCGCACGTGATCACCGCCGACCCGGGCTGA
- the wrbA gene encoding NAD(P)H:quinone oxidoreductase: MTQPPVKLLVVFSSTYGTNLGMAREAAQAAEAAGAQVRLRRAAETAPQSVVDSQEPWKANLQAMQDIPAATPDDMEWADGFVFSSPTRFGGAASQMRAFIDTLGGLWANGKLAGKTFSAMTSAQNPNGGQETTLQTLYVTAMHWGAVLVPPGYTHQHIFASGGNPYGASVTANGQPLSDEDRHTIRHQVNRQVELTRKLLS, translated from the coding sequence ATGACCCAACCCCCCGTGAAGCTGCTCGTCGTCTTCTCCTCCACCTACGGCACCAACCTCGGCATGGCCCGCGAGGCCGCCCAGGCCGCCGAAGCCGCCGGTGCCCAGGTCCGCCTGCGCCGCGCTGCCGAAACTGCGCCGCAGAGCGTCGTGGACAGCCAGGAACCCTGGAAGGCGAACCTGCAGGCCATGCAGGACATCCCGGCTGCGACCCCGGACGACATGGAGTGGGCAGACGGCTTCGTCTTCAGCTCGCCCACCCGATTCGGCGGGGCGGCCAGCCAGATGCGCGCCTTCATCGACACCCTCGGGGGGCTGTGGGCCAACGGGAAGCTCGCCGGCAAGACCTTCAGCGCCATGACCAGCGCCCAGAACCCCAACGGCGGCCAGGAAACCACGTTGCAGACCCTGTACGTCACCGCCATGCACTGGGGCGCGGTGCTGGTGCCACCCGGCTACACCCACCAGCACATCTTCGCCAGCGGCGGGAACCCCTACGGTGCCAGCGTGACGGCAAACGGCCAGCCTCTGAGCGACGAGGACCGCCACACCATCCGCCATCAGGTGAACCGGCAGGTCGAACTCACCCGCAAACTCCTGAGCTGA
- a CDS encoding putative bifunctional diguanylate cyclase/phosphodiesterase, which translates to MNRTQRPTTLFILLLVSLTVHVTWVLAGAPPRAWQAVLGNLSFFPPSLLAAALAWTLSTRLSGQARRAWAFFTAGLLFWAAGQGLYTWLDLTGASTFPSAADVGYLLLAPCFLLGVLHVWQPAPSRTLALSFLLDVAIIITAIGSLIWHFSVQRILDAYAATPFALAVAVAYPVSDLGLLALVLSMAVWRPRGLDRAQLGLIGGGLAGLFAAHSLYAHQAAQGLYHLGTPLDLLWTLAFTAFGTAAYVRLAAPGGTAPTAWSLPLQRRHRLNILLPTMALTLSYAVFLLAQGRDPLPGPLVTAAFVLLFLRQLLAVLDNGRLARSLAFQAGHDALTGLLNRSSLHAELDRRIGAAERQGLLVGVMFMDLDRMKYVNDAYGHAAGDEVLRHIAERLRASTRASDDVARFGGDEFVLTMTVRDTRQLTQVAQRLLTAVAQPVRFGRATFHVTASVGIAVCPADSADAATALHQADLAMYRAKAAGKNVYRFYDAQDHAAQREQVQLESHLREALRDGALDLHYQPIVSLAGGHLVGFEALLRWHSPLLGPVPPLTVVKLAEERAMMPELGAWVLSRAVQQVAEWRRGGQHPDLTVSVNVSASQFGLSAFVDQVTAALERHGVPGEALVLELTESTLIQDAAVSAQKMRDLRALGVRIALDDFGTGYSSLSYLRQLPVDVLKIDRSFVSILGDGGDGFVRAIVTLAHDQGVRVVAEGVEEAWQRDTLWALHCDLGQGYLFSRPLPAAQAEALLPAPLAVGHGN; encoded by the coding sequence GTGAACCGCACCCAACGCCCCACCACGCTCTTCATCCTGCTGCTCGTCTCACTGACCGTGCACGTCACCTGGGTGCTTGCCGGCGCGCCCCCCCGGGCCTGGCAGGCGGTGCTGGGCAACCTCAGCTTCTTTCCGCCCAGTCTGCTGGCCGCCGCGCTCGCCTGGACACTCTCCACCCGCCTGAGCGGGCAGGCCCGGCGCGCCTGGGCCTTCTTCACCGCCGGGCTGCTGTTCTGGGCCGCCGGGCAGGGCCTGTACACCTGGCTGGACCTGACCGGAGCGTCCACCTTCCCCTCCGCGGCGGACGTCGGGTACCTGCTGCTGGCCCCCTGCTTCCTGCTGGGCGTGCTGCACGTCTGGCAGCCCGCGCCGTCACGGACGCTGGCCCTGAGTTTCCTCCTCGACGTGGCAATCATCATCACGGCCATCGGCTCCCTGATCTGGCATTTCTCAGTGCAGCGCATTCTCGACGCGTACGCCGCGACGCCCTTCGCCTTGGCGGTCGCTGTCGCGTATCCCGTTTCGGACCTGGGGCTGCTCGCCCTGGTGCTGTCCATGGCGGTATGGCGGCCGCGCGGCCTGGACCGCGCGCAACTCGGGCTCATAGGCGGCGGGCTGGCCGGTCTGTTCGCCGCGCACAGCCTGTACGCGCACCAGGCGGCGCAGGGACTGTACCACCTCGGCACCCCGCTGGACCTGCTGTGGACGCTGGCCTTCACGGCCTTCGGCACGGCCGCCTACGTGCGGCTCGCCGCGCCGGGCGGCACGGCGCCCACCGCGTGGTCCCTGCCGCTGCAGCGCCGGCACCGGCTGAACATTCTCCTGCCGACCATGGCCCTGACCCTGTCGTACGCCGTGTTCCTGCTCGCCCAGGGCCGCGACCCGCTGCCCGGACCGCTCGTCACCGCGGCGTTCGTGCTGCTGTTCCTTCGGCAGCTGCTGGCGGTGCTCGACAACGGCCGGCTGGCCCGCTCCCTGGCCTTTCAGGCCGGGCATGACGCCCTGACGGGCCTGCTCAACCGCAGTTCCCTGCACGCGGAACTCGACCGGCGCATCGGGGCGGCCGAGCGCCAGGGGCTGCTGGTGGGCGTCATGTTCATGGACCTGGACCGCATGAAGTACGTGAATGACGCCTACGGGCACGCGGCCGGGGACGAGGTGCTGCGGCACATCGCCGAGCGGCTGCGGGCCAGCACGCGCGCCTCGGACGACGTCGCCCGGTTCGGCGGGGACGAGTTCGTGCTGACCATGACCGTCCGCGACACCCGGCAGCTCACGCAGGTGGCTCAGCGGCTGCTCACGGCCGTCGCGCAGCCCGTCCGGTTCGGCCGAGCGACCTTCCACGTGACGGCCAGCGTGGGCATCGCCGTGTGCCCCGCCGACAGCGCCGACGCCGCCACCGCCCTGCACCAGGCGGACCTCGCCATGTACCGCGCCAAGGCCGCCGGCAAGAACGTCTACCGCTTCTACGACGCGCAGGATCATGCCGCGCAGCGTGAACAGGTGCAGCTGGAATCGCACCTGCGCGAGGCGCTGCGGGACGGCGCGCTCGACCTGCACTACCAGCCCATCGTGTCCCTGGCGGGGGGCCATCTGGTGGGGTTCGAGGCGCTGCTTCGCTGGCACTCCCCGCTCCTCGGGCCGGTCCCGCCGCTGACCGTGGTGAAGCTCGCCGAGGAGCGCGCCATGATGCCGGAGCTCGGCGCGTGGGTGCTGTCCAGGGCCGTGCAGCAGGTCGCCGAGTGGCGGCGCGGCGGGCAGCACCCGGACCTGACGGTGTCTGTGAACGTCTCGGCGTCGCAGTTCGGGCTGAGCGCCTTCGTGGATCAGGTCACCGCCGCCCTGGAGCGGCACGGCGTTCCCGGGGAGGCGCTGGTCCTGGAACTCACCGAAAGCACCCTGATTCAGGACGCGGCCGTCTCCGCGCAGAAGATGCGGGACCTGCGGGCCCTGGGCGTGCGGATCGCGCTGGACGACTTCGGCACCGGGTACTCCAGCCTGAGTTACCTGCGGCAGCTGCCGGTGGACGTCCTGAAGATCGACCGGTCGTTCGTGTCCATCCTGGGGGACGGCGGGGACGGCTTCGTGCGGGCCATCGTGACGCTGGCGCACGACCAGGGCGTCCGCGTGGTGGCCGAAGGGGTCGAGGAGGCCTGGCAGCGCGACACCCTCTGGGCCCTGCACTGCGACCTGGGTCAGGGGTACCTGTTCAGCCGGCCTCTGCCGGCGGCGCAGGCCGAGGCGCTGCTGCCCGCACCGTTGGCCGTCGGACACGGCAACTGA